A section of the Kribbella sp. HUAS MG21 genome encodes:
- a CDS encoding MbtH family protein, translated as MSTNPFEDETADYRVLRNEEDQYSLWPAFAAVPAGWQVVLERGSRAECLDYINRTWTDLRPAGVR; from the coding sequence GTGAGCACCAACCCGTTCGAGGACGAGACCGCCGACTACCGCGTACTGCGCAACGAGGAGGACCAGTACTCGCTGTGGCCCGCCTTCGCCGCCGTACCGGCCGGCTGGCAGGTCGTGCTGGAGCGCGGCAGCCGCGCGGAGTGCCTCGACTACATCAACCGGACGTGGACCGACCTGCGCCCGGCCGGCGTGCGATGA
- a CDS encoding amino acid adenylation domain-containing protein: MDRPAPGRRAMSGGQQPVRLPLSAAQSSVWYAHQLDRSGHEYTIGEAVEIHGPVDPERFELAWRQLAREAEACRIGAVGDDANGDLWQELRSEPAEPVVTHLDLRSAEDPRAEAFAWMRADLARPVDLTAGALTATVLFTIADDAAIWYQRGHHVAFDGYSGGVMAKRLADLYEDLSHGWEFGPSPFGTLTELIEEERDYRASDDFVADRTYWSEQLAELPDPVRLSRRTPGPQRSTDVPHRSSGALDAEQTAVLRKVAKTAGAHWSVWSVAATAAYLYRVTGIRDLVLTLPVTARTTRVSLATPGMLSNHVPLRIAVQPRQSMQELVKGVTEALRGALKHQRYRLEDIRQDLGLPVDGLQGPMLNVMAFNQDLRFDGHRTTLHNLSHGAVDDLAIAVYDGGDGLRVDLDGNTDRYTADELDDHRTRLVRFLAHLVQQPDQPIGDVELIAPDERHKVLVDWNRTATHVDARSLADLFEAQVRRTPGAVALRSAGTTLAYAELNRRANRLAHHLIAQGIGPEQVVGLAVPRSIDLVVAMYAVIKAGAAYLPIDPALPADRIEYLLEDAQPALVLTTADAAPDTKVPSTLLGPELDRQLRDRPIIDPTDAHRTTPLTGEHPAYVIYTSGSTGRPKGVLVPHAGVVNRLLWMQAEYRLGPADRVLQKTPIGFDVSVWEFFWPLQVGAGLVIAKPDGHRDPAYLAQLIQNEDVTTVHFVPSMLTTFLAEPQAAECTNLRRVLCSGEALPQEVAEEFERLLPEAALHNLYGPTEASIDVSSWEHASPSTLPVQFAEQVAATPDALAVVDGERRLTYAQLDAEANRLARLLIARGAEPERFVAVAVPRSLDLLVVLLAVVKSGAAYLPIGPADPTERTQRILEDASPVLVVTTSSQTLPTEAPTLLIDSDETAGLLAALPSGPLGPEAAAAPRSPAYLIYTSGSTGRPKGVVVEHKALGQYLSWVSRAYPGLAGPTLLHSPVTFDLTVTAMFGALVCGGCVHVGAVDEAGAEVTFLKATPAHLSMLEEWPDSRFGSGDLLVGGEQLTGAALSTWRGRHPGVTVVNEYGPTEATVGTVEYRLRPGDETPVGSVPIGRPVWNTQVYVLDDNLAPVPPGFAGELYLAGVQLARGYLNRPALTAERFVANPYGAAGSRMYRTGDVVRWTTDGVLEYLGRSDDQVKIRGFRIELGEIEAALLGLPEVAKATAVVHTPLIGEPRVVGYVVADGNRFDARAVREALARRLPEYMVPSLVMRLDDLPVTSNGKLDRRALPEPDFGALTGSRGPRTPDQEILCGLYAELLGVDRIGVDDSFFELGGNSLTATRLTSRIRATLGADVPVRIVFEHPTVDGLSAQLAAAGGARPALTPYERPELVPVSFAQRRLWFMNRFEGPSSTYNNAFAVTLRGTLDVAALRSALTDVVARHETLRTVFADDNGMPHQVVLPPAVSLDVVPVTDLEAQLAAGASYAFDLAVEAPLRMTLFAVGPDEHVLLITLHHIACDGWSTTPMARDIATAYAARAEGNEPDWSPLPVQYADYAQWQRDLLGDEDHADSRARQQLDYWTEQLAGLPDQLELPVDRPRPATATYRGDLVPFSVPDDVYDGLNRLAQRNQVSLFMVLQAALATLLTRMGAGTDIPIGTPNAGRTDAALDDLVGMFVNPLVLRTDTGGDPTFEDLLARVRETDLAAYAHQDVPFDRLVEVLNPARSSARHPLFQVMMPFQTVDADAVELPGLTVSHAPVDSGIAQFDLQLAFREGDGLAGHLEYALDLFDRATAEQLVVRYGRLLAQVVAEPAQHLGEYDVLVEGERDLLVVERNQTDREVDWTTIHGLVELQVARTPDAIAVQDHGRNLTYAELNAAANRLAHALRDLGVRRDAPVGVHLDRSAALVVAALAVLKAGGVYLPLDPDYPSARLAYLLEDAGATLVLSRTGLPALDAQVVLVDQLDLTAQPDTDPEPATGPDDVAYLIYTSGSTGQPKGVLATHRGAVNRFLWTQRAYFHYTADSAVLVKIPTGFDVSVGEIFGPLSEGARLVIARPGGHLDTTYLRETMDREQITHVYFVPSMLAVMLAEGGLDECRSLRVLLSGGEALPVALAEQVLRRLPWVEFVNQYGPTETAIDSTAYRVTSVEGLHRVPIAAVDGPVGLHDNVTLYVLDEDLAVVPTGVRGELFIGGAGVARGYLRRPELTESRFVPNPFGEGRLYRTGDQVRWTADGRLEILGRVDGQVKLNGARVEVGEIEAALTAHPAVRQAVVVVRDERLVGYAVTDSTDSTDSTDSTDSTDSTENLREYLAESLPEFMVPGVIVRLDSLPLTPNGKLDRAALPAPTTQTRTKVAAAGSVEETLANLYAEVLGVDHVGPEDGFFALGGDSILSIQLVSRARKAGLVFTPRDVFRHQTVAALAPICVAASEGHGAKQATAGPVQLTPLQSALAATGEVWPGFHQSVLVQAPAGLGLKRLTDALRKLVDHHDALRFRVRRGTPWTVEQRPPGVDVASWVTRVDISGLDAGAIEQVQVTEAEAARSRLTPYDGVMLQAVWFDAGDAPGRLLLMIHHLAVDGVSWRILLPDLVAALEGRALDPVGTSFATWSAQLPAAEVVAQQEEALLGSRALDPAVDTAGTAERITSTLPAPALTQVGQAVHGSVEDVLLAGLALAFVRWRGDDEVLVDLEGHGRDVVPDADVSRTVGWFTQVRPVRLRAVGNDAAATLKAVKEQLRTPANGQAQVQVNYLGRTATAGSGDWSLLSTAVVPGADPRMPLGHPLELNALLLDGPDGPSLQAEWTFAPGVFEADDVRRLGELWSEALDALARSGASGRTPSDFPLVHIDQRTVEDLEAAHPGLADVLPVTSLQESFLYHALLADDGVDLYTGRIWLDLQGPLDRPRLRRAAESLLDRHPALRAGFVHDSAGTPYQVVHGQLALPWSELDLSGLSELDREAELLRVLEQEQLDKFDPARPPLLRFRLIKLGPDLHRLVMTNHHLVLDGWSVPILLSELFTTYGGTSLPATAPYTSYLEWLAGCDLDAARAAWQDALSGLTEPTMVAAPASEGAAAVPERVIEHLGPELDEAVSALARQAGTTVGTVLQTVWGLYLSRLTGQQDVVFGTTVSGRPPEVPGVETMVGLFVNTVPVRVRVDAGQTLRGLLGRMHEELAGLTAHHQLGAAEIQATQGIGPLYDSTIVLFNYPLDAGLMNLSVDGLRLVHIDARDDTHFALRLSVFPAPAGTGRTTQLNLDARPDAFSRAETRDHLRRFVELLEQLTADPDAGVVVPVQVSQAEHQLLTEWGGYQ; this comes from the coding sequence GTGGACCGACCTGCGCCCGGCCGGCGTGCGATGAGCGGCGGCCAGCAGCCGGTCCGGCTGCCGCTTTCGGCGGCACAGTCGAGTGTCTGGTACGCGCACCAGCTCGACCGGTCCGGGCACGAGTACACGATCGGTGAGGCCGTCGAGATCCACGGCCCGGTCGACCCGGAGCGGTTCGAGCTGGCCTGGCGGCAGCTCGCCCGGGAGGCGGAGGCCTGCCGGATCGGTGCCGTCGGCGACGACGCGAACGGCGACCTGTGGCAGGAGCTGCGCAGTGAGCCCGCCGAGCCCGTCGTCACCCACCTGGACCTCCGGTCAGCGGAGGACCCACGGGCGGAGGCGTTCGCCTGGATGCGGGCCGATCTGGCCCGTCCGGTCGACCTGACCGCGGGCGCGCTGACCGCGACCGTGCTGTTCACCATCGCCGACGACGCCGCGATCTGGTACCAGCGCGGGCACCACGTCGCCTTCGACGGCTACTCCGGCGGTGTGATGGCGAAGCGACTGGCGGACCTGTACGAGGACCTGTCGCACGGCTGGGAGTTCGGTCCGAGTCCGTTCGGTACGTTGACCGAACTGATCGAGGAGGAACGCGACTACCGCGCCTCCGACGACTTCGTTGCCGATCGCACGTACTGGTCGGAGCAACTCGCCGAGCTACCGGATCCGGTCCGGCTCAGCCGCCGTACGCCCGGTCCGCAGCGGTCGACCGACGTGCCGCATCGCAGCTCAGGGGCCCTCGACGCCGAGCAGACCGCAGTACTGCGGAAGGTTGCGAAGACGGCTGGTGCGCACTGGTCGGTGTGGTCCGTGGCTGCGACGGCTGCGTATCTGTACCGCGTCACTGGCATCAGGGACCTGGTGCTGACGCTTCCGGTCACCGCACGCACCACCAGGGTCTCGCTGGCCACCCCGGGCATGCTGTCGAACCACGTGCCGCTGCGGATCGCGGTTCAGCCACGGCAGAGCATGCAGGAGCTGGTGAAGGGTGTGACCGAGGCGCTGCGCGGTGCGCTCAAGCATCAGCGCTACCGGCTCGAGGACATCCGTCAGGACCTGGGCCTTCCGGTCGACGGCCTGCAGGGGCCGATGCTCAACGTGATGGCCTTCAACCAGGACCTGCGGTTCGACGGCCACCGCACCACGCTGCACAACCTCTCCCACGGTGCCGTCGACGACCTCGCGATCGCGGTGTACGACGGCGGCGACGGTCTGCGCGTCGACCTGGACGGCAACACCGACCGCTACACCGCGGACGAGCTGGACGACCACCGCACGCGCCTGGTCCGCTTCCTGGCCCATCTGGTGCAGCAGCCGGACCAGCCGATCGGTGACGTCGAGCTGATCGCACCGGACGAGCGGCACAAGGTCCTGGTCGACTGGAACCGTACGGCGACCCACGTCGACGCCCGCTCACTGGCCGACCTCTTCGAAGCACAGGTACGACGTACTCCCGGAGCCGTGGCCCTGCGATCGGCGGGTACCACCCTGGCGTACGCCGAGCTCAACCGCCGCGCGAACCGGCTGGCACACCACCTGATCGCGCAGGGCATCGGCCCGGAACAGGTGGTCGGACTCGCGGTGCCGCGCTCGATCGACCTCGTGGTGGCGATGTACGCCGTGATCAAGGCCGGCGCCGCCTACCTGCCGATCGACCCGGCGCTGCCGGCCGACCGGATCGAGTACCTGCTCGAGGATGCGCAGCCTGCACTGGTTCTCACCACGGCCGACGCAGCACCTGATACGAAGGTGCCGTCGACGCTGCTCGGGCCGGAGCTCGACCGGCAGTTGCGGGACCGGCCGATCATCGACCCGACGGACGCTCACCGCACCACCCCGCTGACCGGTGAGCACCCGGCGTACGTCATCTACACCTCGGGCTCCACCGGACGGCCGAAGGGCGTGCTGGTTCCGCATGCGGGCGTGGTGAACCGCCTCCTGTGGATGCAGGCCGAATACCGCCTCGGCCCGGCGGACAGGGTGCTGCAGAAGACGCCGATTGGCTTCGACGTGTCGGTCTGGGAGTTCTTCTGGCCGCTGCAGGTCGGCGCCGGCCTCGTGATCGCGAAGCCCGACGGTCACCGCGATCCGGCGTACCTGGCGCAACTCATTCAGAACGAGGACGTCACGACGGTGCATTTCGTCCCGTCGATGCTGACGACCTTCCTGGCGGAGCCGCAGGCCGCGGAGTGCACGAACCTCCGTCGGGTGCTCTGCTCCGGTGAGGCGCTGCCGCAGGAGGTTGCCGAGGAGTTCGAGCGGCTGCTGCCGGAGGCGGCGCTGCACAACCTGTACGGCCCGACAGAGGCGTCGATCGACGTGTCCTCGTGGGAGCACGCCTCGCCGTCGACACTGCCGGTGCAGTTCGCCGAGCAGGTCGCCGCAACGCCGGATGCGCTTGCTGTCGTCGACGGCGAGCGACGGCTGACCTATGCGCAGCTGGACGCGGAGGCGAATCGCCTTGCGCGGTTGCTGATCGCACGCGGCGCGGAGCCGGAGCGGTTCGTTGCTGTGGCGGTGCCGCGGTCGCTGGACCTGCTCGTCGTACTGCTCGCCGTGGTCAAGTCAGGAGCGGCCTATCTGCCGATTGGTCCGGCCGATCCGACTGAGCGCACCCAGCGCATCCTGGAAGACGCCAGCCCCGTCCTGGTGGTGACGACCAGCTCGCAGACGCTGCCTACCGAGGCCCCGACGCTGCTGATCGACTCCGACGAGACAGCCGGGCTGCTGGCTGCCCTGCCGAGCGGTCCGCTCGGTCCCGAGGCGGCCGCCGCACCGCGCAGTCCGGCGTACCTGATCTACACCTCCGGTTCGACCGGGCGCCCGAAGGGTGTCGTGGTGGAGCACAAGGCTCTGGGGCAGTACCTGAGCTGGGTGTCCCGGGCGTACCCCGGCCTCGCCGGACCGACGCTGCTGCACTCGCCGGTCACGTTCGACCTCACGGTGACGGCGATGTTCGGCGCGCTCGTCTGCGGTGGTTGTGTGCACGTCGGCGCGGTCGACGAGGCCGGTGCCGAGGTGACGTTCCTGAAGGCGACGCCCGCACACCTGTCGATGCTGGAGGAGTGGCCGGACAGCCGCTTCGGCTCGGGTGACCTGCTGGTCGGCGGCGAGCAGTTGACCGGTGCTGCGCTGTCGACCTGGCGTGGACGGCACCCGGGTGTGACGGTCGTGAACGAGTACGGTCCCACCGAGGCGACCGTCGGCACGGTCGAGTACCGGCTGCGGCCGGGGGACGAGACACCGGTTGGTTCCGTCCCGATCGGACGGCCCGTGTGGAACACCCAGGTCTACGTGCTGGACGACAACCTCGCGCCGGTGCCGCCCGGCTTCGCCGGCGAGCTGTACCTGGCCGGCGTCCAGCTTGCCCGCGGCTACCTGAACCGGCCCGCCCTGACCGCGGAGCGGTTCGTCGCCAACCCGTACGGCGCTGCGGGCAGCCGGATGTACCGCACCGGCGACGTGGTCCGGTGGACGACGGACGGGGTACTGGAGTACCTCGGCCGGTCCGACGACCAGGTCAAGATCCGCGGCTTCCGGATCGAGCTCGGCGAGATCGAGGCCGCACTGCTCGGCCTGCCGGAGGTGGCCAAGGCGACCGCGGTGGTCCACACCCCGCTGATCGGCGAACCGCGGGTCGTCGGGTACGTCGTTGCTGATGGCAACCGGTTCGACGCGCGCGCGGTCCGGGAGGCACTGGCCCGGCGGCTGCCGGAGTACATGGTGCCGAGCCTGGTCATGCGGCTCGACGACCTCCCCGTGACGTCGAACGGCAAGCTCGACCGGCGTGCCCTGCCCGAGCCCGACTTCGGCGCGCTGACCGGATCCCGCGGACCGCGCACACCCGACCAGGAGATCCTCTGCGGCCTGTATGCCGAGCTGCTCGGGGTGGACCGGATCGGTGTCGACGACAGCTTCTTCGAGCTCGGCGGCAACTCGCTGACCGCGACCCGGCTGACCAGCCGGATCCGCGCGACGCTCGGCGCCGACGTGCCGGTGCGGATCGTGTTCGAGCACCCGACGGTGGACGGCCTGTCGGCACAGCTCGCGGCGGCGGGTGGTGCGCGTCCGGCGTTGACGCCGTACGAGCGGCCGGAGCTGGTGCCGGTGTCGTTCGCGCAGCGGCGGCTGTGGTTCATGAACCGCTTCGAGGGGCCGTCGTCGACGTACAACAACGCCTTTGCCGTGACGCTGCGGGGGACGCTGGACGTGGCTGCGCTGCGCAGTGCGTTGACGGACGTGGTCGCGCGGCACGAGACGCTGCGGACGGTCTTCGCCGACGACAACGGTATGCCGCACCAGGTTGTGCTGCCGCCGGCCGTGTCGCTGGACGTCGTACCGGTGACCGATCTCGAAGCCCAGCTGGCCGCAGGGGCGTCGTACGCGTTCGACCTGGCCGTCGAGGCGCCGCTGCGGATGACACTGTTCGCTGTCGGCCCGGACGAGCACGTTCTGCTGATCACCCTCCACCACATCGCCTGCGACGGTTGGTCGACCACGCCGATGGCCCGCGACATCGCCACCGCCTATGCGGCGCGGGCCGAGGGCAACGAGCCGGACTGGTCACCACTGCCGGTGCAGTACGCCGACTATGCGCAGTGGCAGCGGGACCTGCTCGGCGACGAGGACCACGCGGACAGCCGCGCCCGCCAGCAGCTCGACTACTGGACCGAACAGCTGGCAGGCCTGCCCGATCAGCTCGAGCTACCTGTCGACCGACCACGGCCCGCCACGGCGACGTACCGCGGTGACCTAGTGCCGTTCTCGGTGCCCGACGACGTGTACGACGGTCTGAACCGGCTCGCGCAGCGCAACCAGGTCAGCCTGTTCATGGTGCTGCAGGCCGCGCTGGCCACGCTGCTGACCCGCATGGGCGCGGGCACCGACATCCCGATCGGTACGCCGAACGCCGGCCGGACCGACGCGGCGCTCGACGACCTGGTCGGCATGTTCGTCAACCCTCTGGTACTGCGGACCGACACCGGCGGCGACCCGACGTTCGAGGACCTGCTGGCCCGCGTCCGCGAGACCGACCTGGCCGCCTACGCGCACCAGGACGTGCCGTTCGACCGCCTGGTCGAGGTGCTGAACCCGGCCCGGTCGTCTGCTCGGCACCCGCTCTTCCAGGTGATGATGCCGTTCCAGACCGTCGACGCCGACGCAGTCGAGCTGCCAGGCCTGACGGTCAGCCACGCGCCGGTCGACTCGGGTATCGCGCAGTTCGACCTGCAGTTGGCGTTCCGCGAAGGCGACGGACTGGCCGGGCACCTGGAATACGCGCTCGACCTGTTCGACCGAGCGACCGCAGAGCAGTTGGTGGTCCGCTACGGCCGTCTGCTGGCACAGGTCGTCGCGGAGCCCGCACAGCACCTGGGGGAGTACGACGTACTCGTCGAGGGTGAGCGAGACCTTCTGGTCGTCGAGCGGAACCAGACCGACCGGGAGGTGGACTGGACGACGATCCACGGCCTGGTCGAGCTGCAGGTCGCCCGGACGCCCGACGCGATCGCAGTCCAGGACCACGGCCGCAACCTGACCTACGCCGAACTCAACGCGGCAGCCAACCGGCTCGCACACGCCCTCCGCGATCTCGGCGTACGCCGTGACGCGCCGGTCGGAGTCCACCTGGACAGGTCCGCCGCCCTGGTCGTGGCTGCACTGGCCGTGCTGAAGGCGGGCGGCGTGTACCTGCCGCTCGACCCGGACTACCCGTCCGCACGACTGGCGTACCTGCTCGAGGACGCCGGGGCCACCCTGGTGCTCAGCCGGACCGGATTGCCCGCCTTGGATGCGCAGGTGGTGCTGGTCGACCAGCTCGACCTGACAGCACAGCCGGACACCGACCCGGAGCCGGCGACCGGACCGGACGACGTCGCGTACCTCATCTACACGTCCGGGTCGACCGGGCAGCCGAAGGGCGTGCTCGCCACGCATCGCGGAGCCGTCAACCGCTTCCTGTGGACCCAGCGCGCGTACTTCCACTACACCGCCGACTCCGCCGTCCTGGTGAAGATCCCGACCGGCTTCGACGTCTCCGTCGGTGAGATCTTCGGGCCGTTGAGCGAAGGCGCGCGGCTGGTGATCGCCCGGCCCGGCGGACACCTCGACACGACGTACCTGCGCGAGACGATGGACCGCGAGCAGATCACCCACGTGTACTTCGTTCCGTCGATGCTCGCGGTGATGCTCGCCGAGGGCGGTCTGGACGAGTGCAGGTCGCTCCGGGTCCTGCTGTCCGGCGGTGAGGCGCTGCCGGTGGCGCTGGCGGAGCAGGTCCTGCGGCGGTTGCCGTGGGTGGAGTTCGTGAACCAGTACGGCCCGACCGAGACAGCCATCGATTCGACCGCGTACCGGGTGACGTCGGTGGAGGGGCTGCACCGCGTGCCGATCGCTGCGGTCGACGGTCCGGTCGGGCTGCACGACAACGTCACCTTGTACGTGCTGGACGAGGACCTGGCTGTCGTACCCACCGGAGTACGCGGCGAGCTGTTCATCGGCGGTGCCGGCGTGGCACGTGGGTACCTGCGGCGGCCGGAGCTCACCGAGTCGCGGTTCGTCCCGAATCCGTTCGGGGAAGGGCGCCTGTACCGCACCGGTGACCAGGTGCGCTGGACCGCCGACGGCCGGCTGGAGATCCTCGGCCGCGTCGACGGCCAGGTCAAGCTGAACGGCGCGCGCGTCGAGGTCGGCGAGATCGAGGCCGCGCTCACGGCGCACCCGGCCGTCCGGCAGGCCGTCGTCGTGGTCCGGGACGAGCGCCTCGTCGGGTACGCCGTCACGGACAGCACCGACAGCACCGACAGCACCGACAGCACCGACAGCACCGACAGCACCGAGAACCTGCGCGAGTACCTGGCGGAGTCGCTGCCCGAGTTCATGGTGCCGGGGGTGATCGTCCGGCTGGACTCGTTGCCGCTGACACCGAACGGCAAACTGGACCGGGCGGCCCTTCCGGCGCCGACCACACAGACCCGGACCAAGGTGGCCGCGGCCGGGTCGGTCGAGGAGACCCTGGCCAACCTGTACGCCGAGGTGCTGGGCGTCGACCACGTCGGTCCGGAGGACGGCTTCTTCGCACTGGGCGGCGACAGCATCCTGTCGATCCAGCTCGTCAGCCGCGCCCGTAAGGCCGGTCTGGTCTTCACCCCGCGCGACGTGTTCCGCCACCAGACCGTGGCCGCACTGGCCCCGATCTGCGTGGCCGCCTCCGAAGGCCATGGCGCGAAGCAAGCCACGGCAGGACCTGTGCAGCTGACGCCGTTGCAGTCCGCGCTGGCGGCGACCGGTGAGGTGTGGCCGGGCTTCCACCAGTCCGTCCTCGTGCAGGCCCCAGCTGGTTTGGGGCTGAAGCGGCTGACCGATGCGCTGCGGAAGCTCGTCGACCATCACGACGCACTGCGCTTCCGAGTACGCCGAGGTACGCCGTGGACCGTGGAACAGCGGCCACCTGGTGTGGACGTCGCGTCGTGGGTCACCCGCGTGGACATCAGCGGGCTGGACGCGGGTGCGATCGAGCAGGTCCAGGTGACCGAGGCGGAGGCGGCGCGATCGCGATTGACGCCGTACGACGGCGTCATGCTGCAGGCGGTCTGGTTCGACGCCGGCGACGCACCTGGCCGGCTGCTGCTGATGATCCACCACCTCGCGGTCGACGGCGTCTCCTGGCGCATCCTCTTGCCGGACCTGGTCGCCGCCTTGGAGGGCCGTGCGCTCGACCCTGTCGGTACGTCGTTCGCGACCTGGAGTGCCCAGCTGCCGGCGGCGGAAGTTGTTGCGCAGCAGGAGGAGGCTCTGCTCGGCAGCCGGGCGCTGGATCCAGCGGTGGACACCGCAGGTACCGCCGAACGGATCACGTCGACGCTCCCGGCCCCCGCGCTGACGCAGGTCGGTCAAGCAGTGCACGGCAGCGTTGAGGACGTGCTGCTCGCCGGATTGGCGTTGGCCTTCGTGCGGTGGCGTGGCGACGACGAGGTTCTGGTTGATCTCGAGGGTCACGGGCGTGACGTCGTACCCGATGCGGACGTGTCGCGCACTGTCGGATGGTTCACGCAGGTGCGGCCAGTCCGGTTGCGTGCTGTGGGCAACGATGCCGCAGCGACGCTGAAGGCCGTCAAGGAGCAGCTGCGGACACCCGCGAACGGACAGGCGCAGGTGCAGGTGAACTACCTCGGCCGGACCGCCACCGCCGGCAGTGGCGACTGGTCGCTGCTGAGCACAGCTGTGGTCCCAGGCGCCGATCCGCGGATGCCCCTCGGTCACCCGCTCGAGCTGAACGCACTGCTGCTGGACGGTCCGGACGGACCGTCACTACAGGCCGAGTGGACGTTCGCTCCGGGCGTCTTCGAAGCCGACGACGTCCGTCGGCTCGGGGAACTGTGGTCGGAGGCACTGGACGCGCTGGCACGAAGTGGAGCGTCCGGCCGCACGCCGTCCGACTTCCCACTAGTACACATCGACCAGCGCACCGTGGAAGACCTGGAGGCCGCCCATCCGGGGCTGGCCGACGTACTGCCGGTGACGTCCTTGCAGGAGAGCTTCCTGTACCACGCGCTGCTGGCCGACGACGGTGTCGACCTCTACACCGGACGCATCTGGCTCGATCTGCAAGGACCTCTCGATCGGCCGCGGCTGCGCCGGGCAGCGGAGAGCCTGCTCGACCGGCATCCCGCCTTGCGCGCCGGCTTCGTCCACGACAGTGCCGGTACGCCGTACCAGGTGGTGCACGGGCAACTGGCGTTGCCGTGGTCGGAGCTCGACCTGAGCGGTCTGAGCGAGCTGGACCGGGAGGCGGAGCTCCTGCGCGTCCTGGAGCAGGAGCAGCTCGACAAGTTCGATCCGGCGCGACCGCCGCTGCTGCGGTTCCGGCTGATCAAGCTGGGCCCCGACCTGCACAGGCTCGTGATGACGAACCATCACCTGGTGCTGGACGGCTGGTCGGTGCCGATCCTGTTGAGCGAGCTCTTCACGACGTACGGCGGAACGAGCCTGCCCGCCACAGCGCCGTACACCTCGTACCTGGAGTGGCTGGCCGGCTGTGACCTCGATGCGGCGCGCGCTGCGTGGCAGGACGCGCTGTCCGGGCTGACCGAGCCGACCATGGTCGCCGCGCCGGCGTCCGAAGGCGCGGCCGCAGTACCGGAGCGAGTGATCGAGCACCTCGGCCCCGAGTTGGACGAGGCCGTCTCAGCGCTGGCCCGGCAGGCCGGCACGACAGTGGGCACGGTGCTCCAGACCGTCTGGGGCCTGTACCTGAGTCGCCTGACCGGTCAGCAGGACGTCGTGTTCGGTACGACGGTGTCCGGCCGGCCGCCGGAAGTACCCGGGGTCGAGACGATGGTCGGCCTCTTCGTGAACACGGTGCCGGTCCGGGTCCGCGTCGACGCCGGCCAGACCCTGCGCGGGCTCCTCGGCCGGATGCACGAGGAGCTGGCCGGACTGACCGCCCACCACCAGCTGGGGGCGGCGGAGATCCAGGCGACGCAGGGCATCGGTCCGCTGTACGACAGCACGATCGTGCTGTTCAACTACCCGCTCGACGCGGGGCTGATGAACCTGTCGGTGGACGGGCTGCGGCTGGTCCACATCGACGCCCGCGACGACACCCACTTCGCGCTCCGGCTCAGCGTCTTCCCGGCGCCGGCCGGCACCGGGCGCACCACCCAGCTCAACCTCGACGCCCGGCCCGACGCGTTCAGCCGGGCCGAGACCAGGGACCACCTGCGTCGGTTCGTCGAGTTGCTGGAGCAGCTGACCGCGGACCCGGACGCCGGCGTCGTCGTCCCGGTCCAGGTCAGTCAGGCCGAACACCAGCTGCTCACCGAATGGGGCGGCTACCAGTGA